One part of the Rutidosis leptorrhynchoides isolate AG116_Rl617_1_P2 chromosome 1, CSIRO_AGI_Rlap_v1, whole genome shotgun sequence genome encodes these proteins:
- the LOC139901643 gene encoding uncharacterized protein, with amino-acid sequence MYSNFQYPFYYSSKEVNVSTRNVMNGDQQTTKLVDESDKGDRVRGPALMRKIWKHKASVRIPIAVNEHGQPICENSSKLTYFLVYLTRSYQYCLVYRPWNQVKKKKDKLLNFLRTKFDIPKTDDSWILQSYGRKMKNWRARIKEVYFDPSKSMEVQLNSPPEELTKRHWRRLLEYWSREMVMAMTDKNKANRANKKLTQTSLGKEPTRVDMFKKCFTNGSADGEAAIVLHYKKNAPIGPPI; translated from the exons ATGTATTCTAACTTTCAGTATCCTTTTTATTATTCGAGTAAAGAAGTAAATGTGAGTACTCGAAATGTGATGAATGGTGATCAGCAAACCACCAAACTAGTAGATGAATCAG ATAAAGGCGACAGAGTTCGAGGACCGGCACTTATGAGAAAAATCTGGAAACATAAGGCATCTGTTCGAATTCCAATTGCTGTTAATGAACATGGACAACCGATTTGCGAAAACAGTAGTAAACTCACCTATTTTCTTGTTTACTTAACGCGGAGTTACCAATATTGTCTAGTTTATAGACCGTGGAatcaagttaaaaaaaaaaaagataagctGCTCAACTTCTTAAGG ACAAAgtttgatattccaaaaactgatgATTCTTGGATACTCCAGTCATATGGTCGAAAAATGAAAAATTGGAGGGCGAGAATAAAGGAAGTCTACTTTGATCCATCGAAATCAATGGAGGTTCAATTGAATTCACCACCTGAAGAACTGACCAAAAGACATTGGAGAAGACTTCTTGAATATTGGAGTAGAGAAATGGTGATG gCGATGACTGACAAAAATAAAGCCAATAGGGCTAACAAGAAGTTGACGCAA ACGAGTTTGGGAAAAGAACCTACCCGGGTCGATATGTTTAAGAAATGTTTTACAAATGGAAGTGCTGATGGTGAAGCTGCAATTGTACtccactacaagaaaaatgctcctaTAGGACCCCCAATTTGA